GAGATCAAGGAAATTAGCTGTCTTCTCAGCTTtcaaggaaataagaaatgacacagaaataagaaatgatgcattttttttaatggtgtctgCTATGCACTGTAAACTTCTCCTTTAATGAAGCTCCCTATAAATCTTCACTAACACATGTGTTCTGCTAATGCTTTGGAATGAAGGATTTGTTATGGTGACTGGGGATGGTGTTGAGCCCTGACCAATACAGAGTGACAGTAAAAATTGCCTGCAGGTATAGCTAAAAGCCAAGTTCTGGTCAATGCTTTGTCATGGAACTGAGGACATTCAGAGAGAAGGCCCACTGTGAAGAGCAGGTCATActcctaaacttaaaaaaaaaaaaaaaaaaaaaaagcagaattaaatTGTCAGCATTTCCAATAGTATATTTGAGTGATTTTCCgagtttctgaaagaaaaaaatcctttaccaACTCTGCTAATTTACCCCATGATGCCTAGGATATAATACTTCATTACAACCCTATTGAACTGACCCATGGAGATACAAAGCCTTTGGCATATATGGGATTttctagaaatgtaaagaaacaaaCTTAATTCTATGGAAGGAGATatgggacaggaagagaggaattTGAGGGGTTGGGTTATTTGGAAAAGGAGATTATTTGGAAGCCACTTgacttctctctccctgaaaaatCCCTTCTATACTCACattctcagatttttctttcattgttataGAACAGTAGCAACTTAGGTCTGCCCTAGCAAGGAGGGAGGTGACAGAAACATAGCTTCCACAACTCAGAAAACCCTCCTCCATTTCCTGCACACCAATCCACCTTGAAGTATGTTTTCCAGTTAAGACTTCAATTTCATCTCAGGCTTTACCTCTTCAACGTGGACTCATGCTTACCCTCTTGTGTAAGTACTGTGGGTAGAAGGACCCGTCATGTTTCCCAGGAAGAAAATATGAAGCAACCAGTAATTGCTCAATGAATGACTCAAAACACCCTTCTGACaacaggtttttatttgttttgttttgtttttgttgttatgtcACACAAAGGAATAACATACAAATATAATTGcagaaaaaattccttttctaatTAGCCAGCTAAGAACTATGGACATTGCCAGGGACTGTTCAAGTCCTCACCTTTTTGTTTGGATCCTGGGTCATGACTACAGCAGTATGTCTTTCTTCACAGATTATTCTGCTGGCCAGCCAGGCATCATTTTTCTGTGAACACCACTAGTATGTTTCCTGGTAAGATTTCCTCTCTGATGGACAGAGTAGAGATCTAGAGGCCTGCGGTGGCAAAATGTAAATAAGGTAATGAGAGATTGTCAGTATGGTGTGCCTTGGGAAAGCTCATGAAGAacattctgtggttttcttttctttctttcttttttttttgtatttgtaagcatattttgttttaatttttatttattttttaaaatttattttcagtgttccagaattcattgtttatgcaccacacccagtgctctatgcactatgtgccctgcttaatacctacaccaggctcacctaaccccccaccctcctccccttcaaaaacctgtttgtttctcagagtccacagtctctcatagtttgtctccccctcaaatttccccaactcacttctcttctccatctccccatgtcctccatgttgttccttatgctccacaaataagcgaaaccatatgataattgactctctctgcttgacttatttcactcagcataatctctcccagtccaaccatgctgatacaaaagttgggtattcatcctttctgatggaggcataatacctcatagtatatatggaccatatctttatccatttgtccgttgaagggcatcttggttccttccacagtttggtgactgtggccattgctgctataatcattggggtacagatggcccttcttttcactacatctgtatctttggggtaaatacccagtaatgcaattgcaaggtcatagggaagctctatttttaatttcttaaggaagctCCACAATGTTttctaaagaggctgcaccaacttgcattcccaccaacagtgtaagagagttcccctttctccacatcctctccaacacttgtttactgtcttgttaattttgggcattctaactggtgtaagtggtatctcaatgtggttctgatggctagtgatgatgaacatttttttatgtgtctgttagtcatttgtatgtcttcattggagaagtgtctgttcatgtcttcagcccatactttgatgtgattatctgttttgtgtgtgttgagtttgaggagttctttatagacctcagatatcagccctttgtctgtagtgtcatttgtgaatatcttctcccattccgtgggttgcctcttggttttgttgactatttcctgtgctgtgcagaagcttttgatcttgctaaaagttcattttcgcttttgtctcctttgcctttggagacatatcatgaaaaaagttgctgtggccattgttgaagaggttactgcctatggtctcctccaggattctgatggattcctgcctcaggttgaggtcttttacccatttcaagTTCATCTTTGCGTATGAtttaagagaatggtagagtttcattcttctacacacagcTGTGGTTTTCTACTGCCTTTCAGCGCTATTCCTCCGCGGGTCTCCTTTCCGGTTCCTACTACCCACGTGGAAACTTCCATGGTCCAGTCCTGCCTCTGTCCTCTGAGACCAGGAATAAAACAAATGGTTTTTAGCTAACTGATTTAATTCCTAAATAAGTTAACATAAACCAGAGTCTAGAAAAGCTAAGGATCGTTTTGGGTTAAATAAACAGCTTTAATCACTACTGCGTTGTATTGATTACAGTTCCCAGCTGTTCTGGTGCATAGCTTTAGAAAAGAATGTCTACAGGCCCCTCTTCACATCCCCTTCTGTTCTCTCCTGAAGCCATTTGGctaagtgtttgctttttttttccttaccccCTTCACCCAAACCGGCCCTGTCCAGATCACCTGTGGCTTTCTTTAGGGGGAATCCAGAGCGGGTATCTTCCTCCAGGACTCCTAGGCGCCTCCATGGTCTTGCCAGGCCAGCCCCCAGCTGCTCTCAGGGATGGTCGGGATGCCGGGGCATCTGGGCCCCCAGCTCCAGACCGGGAAAATAGCTGAAGGCCAGCAGGGGGCCTCGCAGCGCCCCAGAGATTCGGGGAACTCGCCTGCGGGGCAGAGCTCCCAAGCCGCGCccacttcctctcctccttccagtCCCGGCTGCGCAGGGCCACCGCAATCACGCGGGTCGCGCCGGAGGGCCGGCCGGGGGCGCGCGTCGGACCCTGGGCACCCGATGCCGTAGCGCAGCCAGTCCGCCCCCATCCCCGCCCGCCCCTGCTCCCCTGCGCCCTGCCGCCCTTGCAAAGAGAAGAATCGCTACTGTGGGTGCACCACTTCCTCCCGCTGAGACCGAAGGTGTTTCTTCCGTGGAGGGTGACGATTCTGCAGAACCGTCTAGTTTATCACGGAACCGAAAGAAAACACGATAGAgcattgcttttgtttctttttttttttttttctttctttttcttttttttttaaccgggGATATAATCAAATCTACTGCTGGTCCTGGCGGTACCATGGTGGAACTTGGTGTTCCCCTGTGCACAGTATCATTTAATCCTTATGGCTACACAGTCCATATGTTGTTGGCAGTTGCAAAGAATCTCTGTCTCTAAGGCGAGATACTCTAGCTACAACGTTGTCCATGGCCAAGGTACTTTTAAAGCAAAcaattttggattaaaaaaataagcttcaaTCTATAAtgggagaaaacagagagaggaatTGTCAATTTTAAGAAAACCCAGAAGTCTTGCATCTGGGTGGGttatgggtgtgtgtgggggtggcggggggggggcgtgcTACCTCAGGCCAGAAGGGGGACATTTTGTAATTCCTCAACTCAGAGGAGATATCTTCTAGAAAAGtacccccatcccctccatcCCCAACCCAGGGTGCTTTTTATCCTGTGGATAAAAAGGATACCACATGACTAGCCGTGGTTCTCTCAGCTCCTTGGCGTTCACAGGGATTAATCTTGGTGGTTAAATTCTCTCCAGTCATATGTGACAAGACAGCTTCAAACCGTGGGCTCCGCGGGGTTTTCCTGAGGGAAGTGCCTCAACAACAGCATCTTAAAACCAGCAGGGAGGTTAGGGACTGTGGAACCTCAACCTCTAGGGGTTGGGAGGGCTCCTTTCACTTTGCTGAGGAGGTGACTGGTTTTGCCAAAAGCTCCAGTACCACCTAGGCCCCAGACGGTAGTGTGGGATTAGGTAAGTGTAGGCATCAGGCTGCCTGTGGGAAAGCCTTGACTTTCAGCTTATttcctgtgtgactctgggcaagctACTCAACTTCTTGTAATTCAATTTTACCTTCTAGAGCCATCCTGGGTGAaattaaatgaacatttaatgCATATGtgtaaaaaaggtaaaaatctcCCCGGAATCAAATTTGGGAAGGGCGACCTTGTGAATGCTGACTCTTCTGTAAAAAAGAGATAGAGCTTGCAATATTATGATTTGGGCACCAAGGGAAATTATGACCAGGCATATGATCTACCTAGTAAAGATTGAGATTCAGggtaataaaaatagtaacatgctcaattttccttctttttaagctATCAATATCATTTTAGTGAAAGTACATTTATTGAAGCAAAAGGGTCCCTTTTGTAATAACATGTCTCATAATTAATAGAGCAGTATTGTATGATAAGAAGAATGCTGGAGGCAGACTCAGGTACACTGTGTGCCATCTTCTTTTATCACACTTATCTGGGTGACCAGTTAACaccttcacattttttcttttctttttcaaaaatgaactattagttTAGATCAATGGCTCTATATTATGATGTGTGTCACAACAATCTggggacttttttgtttgtttgacataTATATCCCTAGGGGAGCCTcactggctcagctggttaagagtcagactcttgattttagctcaagtcatgatctcagtgtcctgagatcgagcctggcattgggctcctcactgagtgtggagtctgtttgggattctgtCACTcactttccctcccttctgcaaccccccccccccatgctctctcttgtctctgattctttaaaaaaaccaaactatcattttctatctatcatccatccatctatctatctgtctatctatctaccttCCTATGTACTGTCCCAAGTCTATTGGATTAGAATCTTCTGGGTTCTGGACTagtaatctgcattttttaaaagctaagaaGACAAATTTGGAGCAATGCTTATATTTATGATTGATTTCCGTTCCAAAGTAACAAACAAATGTAATCCATTTCATTATCTTTTCCCACACTCAAATTCTATGATTTCTTTAGTTACAAATGTACTTTTATAACACTGTAATGATTTCTACATTGTTTCAATCTATATTGCCATTTCAGGGTCAACAACTCAAATTGTTTATGTTAACAGGTTGTTACCATAGGAGTTATGAGACACAAGTCTAAAAAcatgttttagttttggtttagcttaagatttattttcaagtGTCTTAAGTTTTCAACaacatgaaaagaacaaaggagaTTTTTACAAAATATGGTTAGTTGCTATGACTAAATCCTGTACAGCTTGTgactaagtttttcttttttctgacgATCAGGTAACACAGGTTACGTGTGAATAGGAGATGCTATCTTTCCTTTTCACGGAAATTGTGCTTGATTCTTTGACTAGTGCTTCCTTTCTCTAGTACTGCAGAAATCAACTCCTTCATTCAGAATTAGTATTATTTCAAAGATGACCATGCCATTATCTTTCATAAGATTATTCAGAATATGTAGTAATGACTAGAGAAAACAATTGAGAATATTTGCACTTGTttgctagaagaaaaaaaatgtaaattaatagtTCAGGTGCTCACTTCTGATTTGAGACATATcgacctttttgttttttccccaaagtatAGTGTCAAAATGTATCAAGAatctgaatggacattttaagttaaaaaaaaaaaagtgcacataTTTCTGATCTCATCCTATGTATTTCCTTAGTATAATCCAGTAACTAAAAGTAGTCATTCTTTCTATTTGTGTGATGTAAGTTAGGATTTATCCTGGAAAAATAGGtagcaaattttttttgaaggtttttatttatttatttgagaaagagagatagtgagcgagagcagagcaggagggaggggtagaaacagaagcagactccccactgagcagggaactcaatgtggggctcaatcccaggatcctgggatcataacctgagatgaaggcagacacttaaccagctgagacagGCAGGACCACCCCTACCTTCCTggtagcaaatattttttaataattatccAAGAGGAAAGGCATTTcaggataaaagaagaaatcaagaaaaaaatcagaaactattTGTAAATGAACACAAACATAAAAATTTGTAAGATGCTAGTAAAGCAGTACTTGCTGAAAAATTTATAGCTCTAAATAccatgttaaaaaagaagaaagatcttaaGGATTATAGttttcatctttcaaaattagaaaaaaaaagacaagtgtaATCCAATgtaagcaaaagaaaggaaatggttatgatgaaactgaaaaatcaatgaaatagaacacaGAAGAACTACAGTaggtcaagaaaaagaaaaggaataaagggtACCCAGACTGGAAAGGCAGGATTGTAGGTGATTTGTAGAGAATaccagagaaaatagaaaaaagttgtTACCTTCAACAAATGAGTTTGCCAGGTTgtaggatataagatcaatatacaaaaataataaacttcagTGTGTAATTCACATAATATACAAGTATTAACCTGATAATAAAGTTAATTATCTCTAAATTAATCTGTAAAGGGTCATAGATCTAATATAAAGCCTTAAACTGTAATagttctggaagaaaacagaggaaaatctTTTGAGCCTGAGATAAGTGAAGATTTTTTAAGATACAATCCCAAATGCCtgctacataaaagaaaaaaatataaataaattggacttcatcaaaattaagaacaggCTTAGAAAGATGctcttaaagaaatgaaaagacaggcGATGGactaggaaaaacattttttcaaatcaGATATCTCATAAAGgacttgaagaaaaaatatattttacatccattatatataaatatatacatttatatttattatatatattactcaaAACACAATGATAGTAAAacaaacaattgaaaaaaaaagagttgaatggcacttcacaaaaaaagatatatggatggtaaataagcacatgaaaagaacattttcatctttagtcattaagaaaatgaaaatgaaaattagagaCTAGGACATGTacaaagtcaaagaggttgcccACATTAAGTGTCAGCAAATGATGCAGCTGTTGGAACTCATATGATGTTGGTGGGGGAACAGAAAATGGTACAATCtccttggaaaacagtttgtctctttcttaaaaagacaatGACATTATGTAATACATCTAGAATAAACAGGTCTGTGGTAACAGTAAGTAGATTAGCAGTTTCCTATGGTTTTGGGTAGGCAAGGACTCAGGTGGAAGGGGTGTGAGTGATTGCTAATGGCTACAAGGTTTTATGTTTGGTTTTACAGCCCTGTAAATATGctagaaaacattttaagctGATGGACTTTGTGGTATGTAAATCCTATCTccataaagttattttaaaaaggtagcaTACGCATTTCATATAACTGAACCATTCCACGCTTAGGTTTTTATTCAGGAATAATGAAACATATGTTCATACAGACACttgtatatgaatattcatagcaaaTTTATTTCCAGCAGCCAAAATTGGAAATAAGCCAAAGTCCAATAATCAGTGAATCGgttaaagaaattgtggtatattcagaTAAGACAATACTGTTCAGTGATAAAATAGCAATGACATCTGACATATAAAATACCACcaatcagttttaaaataattgtagtGAATGAACTAAGTCTATGAAAAATAAGTGTATACTTTGTAgttcaatttatataaaattccagaaaattcaAATCTAACTACAGTGATGGAAGACATAACCTCATGTCTGAGGTGGGGCAGAAAGATTTGGGAAGATCACAGAGGAGCAGGAGTAAACTGAAGATAATAGATATGTTCAGATGCATATATATATCAGATTTATCAATTTGTATTCTttaaacatgtatattttattttatgtcaattatacctcaatagatCTGTTAAGAAATTTAAGTATAAGAGAATATGTAATCAATCAACTAATATACAATAACTTATGTTTCTGTCACTAGATGAGCCCCAAAGAGCTCCAGAGAGAATTTTTCTAAAAGGTGAGTGTTTTTCTAGTATATTCCCTAGAGGTGTTCCTGCTCAGATAAGACTGATGTCAGACCACAAGAAACTAAATCGAACCAGACAGTCCCAAGATGACAAAGTGGGCCAAAGTTCATTATATTCCCTTATTATATTCCATTAACTTACCAAAATCTCCTCCTCAAAGGCATTGTGACAGGAAGTCCTTGAccaaa
This genomic interval from Mustela erminea isolate mMusErm1 chromosome 6, mMusErm1.Pri, whole genome shotgun sequence contains the following:
- the LOC116593478 gene encoding uncharacterized protein LOC116593478, with translation MSQIRTFKKCRLLVQNPEDSNPIDLGQYIGRRFCRIVTLHGRNTFGLSGRKWCTHSSDSSLCKGGRAQGSRGGRGWGRTGCATASGAQGPTRAPGRPSGATRVIAVALRSRDWKEERKWARLGSSAPQASSPNLWGAARPPAGLQLFSRSGAGGPDAPASRPSLRAAGGWPGKTMEAPRSPGGRYPLWIPPKESHRGQRQDWTMEVSTWVVGTGKETRGGIALKGSRKPQLCVEE